One Brassica napus cultivar Da-Ae chromosome C4, Da-Ae, whole genome shotgun sequence genomic region harbors:
- the LOC106391717 gene encoding protein LIGHT-DEPENDENT SHORT HYPOCOTYLS 10, with product MSSPGDRGKNFMESSGSETPVTPSRYESQKRRDWNTFGQYLKNQRPPVPMSHCSCNHVLDFLRYLDQFGKTKVHVFGCMFYGQPEPPAPCTCPLRQAWGSLDALIGRLRAAYEENGGSPETNPFATGAIRVYLREVRECQAKARGIPYKKKKNKKPATEMSGGRDDSSSSSSSFNFS from the coding sequence ATGTCGTCTCCTGGAGATAGAGGAAAGAACTTTATGGAATCATCAGGATCAGAGACACCGGTAACACCAAGCCGTTACGAGTCACAGAAGAGACGCGACTGGAACACTTTCGGACAGTACTTGAAGAACCAGAGACCGCCCGTGCCGATGTCTCACTGCAGCTGCAACCACGTGCTTGATTTCCTCAGGTACTTAGACCAGTTCGGTAAGACAAAGGTGCACGTGTTTGGCTGTATGTTCTACGGCCAGCCTGAGCCACCAGCTCCTTGCACGTGCCCTCTCAGACAAGCTTGGGGAAGTCTTGACGCTTTGATCGGACGGCTGAGAGCGGCTTATGAGGAAAACGGTGGATCTCCGGAAACAAACCCTTTCGCTACTGGAGCAATAAGGGTTTATCTGAGGGAGGTTAGGGAGTGTCAGGCTAAGGCTAGAGGGATTCCttacaagaagaaaaagaataagaagccAGCGACGGAGATGAGTGGTGGAAGAGACgactcttcttcctcctcctcctccttcaacTTCTCTTGA
- the LOC106391716 gene encoding F-box protein MAX2-like — protein sequence MASTTTTTLCDLPDVILSTISALVTDSRARNSLSLVSHKFLALERSTRSHLTLRGNARDLHLLPGCFRSISHLDLSFLSPWGHSLLTSLPVDHQPLLALRLHLCFPSVDALTVYSRSPTSLELLLPQWPRIRHVKLIRWHQRPSQIPQGDDFVPIFEHCGLLESLDLSAFYHWTEDLPPVLQRYADVAARLTRLDILTASFTEGYKSSEIVDITKACPNLRDFRVACTFDPRYFEFVGDETLSAVSANCPKLTLLHMVDTASLASPRAVLGNDSGDSAITAATLMEVFSALPHLEELVLDVGKNVKLSGVALEALNTKCKKLRSLKLGLFEGVCSATDWGKLDGVALCGGLLSLSLKNSADLGDMGLVAIGKGCCKLSKFEIQGCENVTVKGLRTMVSLLRKTLTDVRISCCKNLDATASLKAVEPIYDRIKKLHIDCVWSGSEEEGGERVETSETNDDNDDDGDDYERSQKRCKYSSEDVNGFCSEDRVWEKLEYLSLWISVGEFLTPLPLTGLDDCPNLEEIRIKIEGDCRGRRRPSEPELGLSCLALYPKLSKMQLDCGDTIGFALTAPPMQMDLSLWERFFLTGIGNLSLSELDYWPPQDRDVNQRSLSLPGAGLLQECLTLRKLFIHGTAHEHFMNFLLRIPNLRDVQLREDYYPAPENDMSTEMRVGSCSRFEDQLNSRIIID from the exons ATGgcttccaccaccaccaccactctcTGCGACCTCCCTGACGTCATCTTATCCACCATCTCCGCTCTCGTCACCGACTCACGAGCCCGCAACTCCCTCTCCCTCGTCTCCCACAAGTTCCTCGCCCTCGAGAGATCCACCCGCTCCCACCTCACTCTCCGCGGCAACGCGCGTGACCTCCACCTCCTCCCCGGCTGCTTCCGATCCATCTCCCACCTCGATCTCTCCTTCCTCTCCCCGTGGGGCCACTCCCTCCTCACCTCCCTCCCCGTCGATCACCAGCCCCTCCTCGCTCTCCGCCTCCACCTCTGCTTCCCTTCCGTCGACGCCCTCACCGTCTACTCTCGCTCCCCGACCTCCCTCGAGCTTCTCCTCCCTCAGTGGCCGAGGATTCGCCACGTCAAGCTTATCCGTTGGCACCAGAGACCTTCTCAGATCCCTCAGGGCGACGACTTCGTTCCCATCTTCGAGCACTGTGGTCTCCTCGAGTCTTTGGATCTCTCTGCTTTCTACCACTGGACGGAAGACTTGCCTCCCGTTCTCCAGCGTTACGCTGACGTGGCGGCGAGGCTCACTCGCTTGGATATATTAACGGCGTCGTTTACTGAGGGATACAAGTCGAGCGAGATCGTTGATATTACCAAAGCTTGTCCTAATCTTCGAGACTTCCGTGTTGCTTGCACGTTTGATCCGAGATACTTCGAGTTTGTCGGTGACGAGACTCTCTCCGCCGTGTCTGCCAACTGTCCCAAGCTTACTCTTCTCCACATGGTGGACACAGCTTCGCTGGCAAGTCCTAGAGCGGTTCTAG GTAATGACTCTGGAGATTCAGCAATCACGGCGGCGACGCTGATGGAGGTTTTCTCAGCTCTACCGCATCTAGAGGAGCTTGTGCTTGACGTTGGTAAGAACGTGAAACTTAGCGGTGTAGCTTTAGAGGCTTTAAACACCAAATGCAAGAAGCTAAGATCTTTGAAGCTAGGACTGTTCGAAGGGGTTTGCTCCGCCACAGATTGGGGGAAGCTTGACGGTGTGGCGTTATGCGGAGGGTTATTGTCGCTGTCTTTAAAAAACTCTGCCGATTTGGGTGATATGGGTTTGGTTGCTATAGGGAAAGGATGTTGTAAGCTGAGTAAGTTTGAGATTCAAGGGTGTGAGAATGTGACAGTGAAAGGGCTTAGAACTATGGTTTCACTGCTTAGGAAGACATTGACTGATGTTAGAATCTCTTGCTGTAAGAATCTAGATGCAACAGCTTCTTTAAAGGCGGTTGAGCCTATCTATGATAGGATCAAGAAGCTGcatattgattgtgtttggTCTGGTTCAGAGGAGGAAGGTGGAGAAAGGGTGGAAACAAGTGAGACtaatgatgataatgatgatgatggtgatgattaTGAGAGGAGTCAGAAGAGGTGCAAGTACTCATCAGAGGATGTGAATGGGTTCTGTTCTGAAGATAGAGTGTGGGAGAAACTTGAGTATCTGTCTTTATGGATCAGTGTTGGTGAGTTTCTAACACCACTACCTCTGACAGGACTAGATGACTGTCCTAACTTGGAAGAGATTAGGATCAAGATAGAAGGAGACTGCAGAGGTAGACGCAGGCCTTCTGAGCCAGAGCTAGGCTTAAGCTGTCTAGCTCTCTATCCAAAGCTCTCAAAGATGCAGCTAGACTGCGGCGACACAATCGGTTTCGCCTTGACCGCGCCACCTATGCAGATGGATCTGAGCTTGTGGGAGAGGTTCTTCTTGACTGGAATAGGAAATTTGAGCTTGAGCGAGCTAGATTATTGGCCACCGCAGGATAGAGATGTTAACCAGAGGAGTCTTTCTCTTCCTGGTGCAGGTTTGTTGCAAGAGTGCTTAACTCTGAGGAAGCTTTTTATTCATGGAACAGCTCATGAGCATTTCATGAATTTTTTGTTGAGGATCCCAAACTTGAGAGATGTGCAGCTTAGAGAAGACTATTATCCAGCTCCTGAGAATGATATGAGCACTGAGATGAGAGTTGGTTCTTGTAGTAGATTTGAGGATCAGTTGAACAGCCGCATCATCATTGACTGA
- the LOC106394143 gene encoding serine/threonine-protein kinase CTR1-like, which produces MVEKLYVILDLREMARNENLSQTGTEDAVNDDVPSESESESESPIPTPRPSEVLETPSLASVGLHCSNEELPRNGVIHEMSCYGASNILWSTGSFSEPIPNGFYSVILDDRFNLFKSIPTLEELRALGDEGLKADVIVVDLDKDNKIKRLKKLAIVLVRSNPAKAVKIIGDLVRIPNKIYIITFACATNCGSCNKNLIMNTNSAIQVGLVQIIKLKARDFYKLAASRSTSKTRQPLGSYGFPLLGQISHGSCHAQAILFKVLADAVKLKSKLVKGCPSNLNSSATVDSQNHMSVVVMINSVEILAPISVAGKCSCHSPLEPNSPMNRIDRARSDSICLMCDCVYIWYYRSVGDVNEYLIQTLFSKEQGDNDSTESNDIHIWNEVLASPMFQNKPLLPNEECIIDFSTLELGTRVGRGCSAKVFCGTWNETEVAVKIFKDQAVTVENIKDFCNEIFILSRLQHPNVILFHGVCVKPPQLALVTEYVDKGSLYHLLHWTDEIKNLSWREKINILHDICRGLMCIHGMGIVHRDLKSGNCLLCNDGTVKICDFGLSVMMEGTTLNDIVPAGTPEWVAPEAFRNEPLSEKSDIYSFGVIMWELCTLTKPWEGVPQAKVLNIVAKGARLDIPEGPLANLIEACWSEEPEQRPSCEEILTYLATCEKSLP; this is translated from the exons ATGGTTGAGAAGCTTTATGTGATTTTAGACCTGAGAGAGATGGCAAGAAATGAAAACCTGAGCCAGACGGGAACAGAAGATGCAGTAAATGATGATGTACcatcagaatcagaatcagaatcagaatctCCAATTCCAACTCCAAGGCCGTCAGAAGTTTTAGAGACTCCCAGTTTAGCTTCTGTTGGATTACATTGTAGTAATGAAGAATTGCCAAGAAATGGTGTTATACATGAGATGTCATGTTATGGAGCATCAAACATTCTTTGGAGTACTGGCTCGTTTTCTGAACCCATCCCAAATGGTTTTTACTCTGTGATCCTG GATGATAGATTTAACCTTTTTAAAAGCATTCCTACACTGGAGGAACTTCGTGCTTTAGGTGATGAAGGTCTAAAAGCTGATGTGATTGTTGTAGATTTGGACAAAGATAACAAGATTAAGAGGCTAAAGAAGTTGGCCATTGTTCTAGTACGCTCGAATCCAGCCAAAGCTGTTAAGATCATTGGTGATCTGGTAAgaataccaaataaaatatatatcatcacATTTGCTTGTGCCACTAACTGTGGCTCATGcaataaaaatttgattatGAATACGAATTCTGCTATTCAGGTTGGTTTGGTTCAGataattaaacttaaa GCGAGAGATTTTTATAAACTAGCAGCTTCAAGGAGTACTTCAAAAACTAGACAACCACTTGGAAGTTATGGTTTTCCACTACTAGGACAGATCAGTCATGGCTCTTGCCATGCTCAAGCCATCTTGTTTAAAGTTCTAGCTGATGCTGTTAAGCTTAAAAGCAAACTTGTAAAG GGTTGTCCTAGTAATCTGAACTCTTCTGCTACTGTCGACTCACAAAATCATATGTCTGTTGTGGTTATGATCAATTCTGTGGAAATACTGGCTCCTATTTCAGTTGCTGGGAAATGCTCTTGTCATTCACCATTGGAGCCAAATAGCCCTATGAACCGAATAGACCGTGCAAGGT CAGACAGCATATGTTTGATGTGTGACTGTGTCTATATATGGTATTACAGGTCAGTGGGAGATGTAAATGAATACTTGATACAGACTCTCTTCTCAAAAGAGCAAGGTGATAATGACAGCACTGAGAGCAATGATATCCACATCTGGAATGAAGTACTAGCATCGCCAATGTTCCAGAACAAACCTttgttaccaaatgaagaatgCATCATAGATTTCTCCACTTTGGAACTTGGGACTCGTGTTGGAAGAG GTTGTTCTGCAAAAGTCTTTTGTGGCACTTGGAATGAAACAGAAGTTGCGGTCAAGATCTTTAAAGATCAAGCAGTCACAGTTGAGAACATCAAAGACTTCTGCAATGAGATATTCATTCTTag CCGTCTTCAACATCCCAATG TTATTCTGTTTCATGGAGTCTGCGTAAAGCCTCCTCAGTTAGCACTGGTCACAGAGTATGTGGATAAAGGTTCCTTGTATCATTTGCTCCATTGGACTGATGAAATCAAGAACTTAAGCTGGCGTGAGAAGATAAATATATTGCATGACATATGCAG GGGTTTAATGTGCATCCATGGGATGGGGATAGTCCACAGAGATCTAAAGAGTGGAAACTGCCTGTTATGCAATGATGGGACAGTCAAGATATGTGACTTTGGTCTCTCAGTAATGATGGAAGGAACAACACTCAATGACATTGTACCTGCAGGAACACCAGAATGGGTTGCTCCTGAAGCTTTCCGCAATGAGCCCTTGTCGGAAAAAAGCGATATCTATAGCTTTGGTGTTATAATGTGGGAGCTATGCACTCTAACCAAGCCATGGGAAGGAGTACCACAAGCAAAA GTTCTTAACATCGTTGCAAAGGGAGCCCGGCTAGATATACCCGAAGGACCATTAGCTAATCTTATTGAAG CTTGTTGGTCTGAAGAACCAGAGCAAAGACCAAGCTGTGAAGAGATACTGACGTATCTAGCAACCTGCGAGAAGTCTCTTCCCTGA
- the LOC106391713 gene encoding phospholipase A1-IIdelta — translation MAAATPWEELLGSKNWDTLLDPLDQSLRQLILRCGDFCQATYDAFVNDQNSKYCGASRYGKSSFFDKVMLENASDYQVTSFLYATARVSLPEGLLLRSQSRDSWDRESNWFGYIAVTSDERSKSLGRREIYVALRGTSRNYEWINVLGARPTSADPLLTGPVQNGSGSKVVETLSTHGSDSEDEEGCKVMLGWLTIYTSDHAESKFTKMSLRLQLLTKMKELLLKYKDEKPSIVLTGHSLGATEAVLAAYDIAENASSDDVPVTGIVFGCPQVGNKEFKDEVTRHKNLKILHVRNTIDLLTRYPGGLLGYVDIGTNFVIDTKKSPYLKDSRNPGDWHNLQAMLHVVAGWNGKKGEFKLMVKRSIALVNKSCEFLKDECLVPGSWWVEKNKGMIKDENGEWVIAPVEEEPEPEF, via the exons ATGGCTGCAGCAACACCATGGGAAGAGCTCTTAGGCTCCAAGAACTGGGACACTCTCCTAGACCCACTAGACCAATCACTTCGCCAACTCATTCTCCGTTGCGGCGACTTTTGTCAAGCCACTTACGACGCTTTCGTCAACGACCAGAACTCAAAGTACTGTGGAGCCAGCCGTTACGGCAAGTCTTCCTTCTTCGACAAGGTAATGCTCGAAAACGCTTCTGACTACCAAGTCACAAGCTTCCTCTACGCCACGGCTCGTGTCTCTCTCCCCGAAGGTTTGCTTCTCCGCTCACAGTCACGTGATTCTTGGGACCGTGAGTCTAACTGGTTCGGTTACATCGCTGTGACGTCTGATGAACGGAGCAAGTCCTTAGGACGCCGTGAGATCTACGTGGCTTTGAGAGGGACGAGTAGGAACTATGAGTGGATCAATGTTTTGGGGGCTAGGCCTACTTCAGCTGACCCGTTGCTGACCGGACCGGTACAGAACGGTTCTGGTTCTAAGGTAGTTGAAACTCTTAGTACTCATGGTAGCGAcagtgaagatgaagaagggTGTAAGGTGATGCTCGGGTGGCTCACAATCTACACTTCTGATCACGCTGAATCGAAGTTCACTAAGATGAGTCTACGGCTACAGTTGTTAACTAAGATGAAGGAGCTTCTATTGAAGTATAAGGACGAGAAGCCGAGTATTGTGTTGACTGGACATAGCTTGGGAGCCACAGAGGCTGTTCTCGCCGCTTATGACATAGCTGAGAACGCTTCCAGTGATGATGTTCCGGTCACTGGGATCGTGTTTGGTTGTCCACAAGTGGGTAACAAGGAGTTCAAGGATGAAGTAACGCGTCACAAGAACTTGAAGATCCTCCATGTAAGGAACACTATTGATCTCTTAACTAGATATCCTGGAGGACTCTTGGGGTATGTTGATATAGGAACCAACTTTGTGATCGATACAAAGAAGTCACCTTACCTAAAGGACTCAAGGAATCCAGGTGACTGGCACAATCTTCAG GCAATGCTTCATGTGGTTGCAGGATGGAATGGGAAGAAAGGGGAGTTTAAACTGATGGTGAAGAGAAGTATTGCATTGGTGAACAAATCATGTGAGTTCTTGAAAGATGAGTGTTTAGTGCCAGGTTCTTGGTGGGTGGAGAAGAACAAAGGAATGATCAAGGATGAAAATGGTGAGTGGGTCATTGCTCCAGTTGAAGAAGAACCGGAACCTGAATTCTAA
- the LOC111211976 gene encoding uncharacterized protein LOC111211976: MAGEEFLKLFEHNWSERLVFKKDKDSMKLNEEVPEKTEDKEDQDVKNFLVKRAMSDETMMMMMMTSSVSSSDGFFSSPRSVLAVKASPTKLQTILSGKEVNEFSTAERDRVLSEKSEKEEQRKKKQNDVRRRTRRGKSMSDLEFEELKGFIDLGFVFSEEDQRDSELVSILPGLQRLVKKDDGVGDVTEEEEDISNINRPYLSEAWDHCGGRKGKRHITPAIKWKVPAVPEVKEVELKDHLKQWAHAVASTIR, translated from the coding sequence atggctgGAGAGGAGTTCTTGAAACTGTTCGAGCACAACTGGTCGGAGAGACTGGTCTTCAAGAAAGACAAAGACTCTATGAAACTCAATGAAGAAGTTCCAGAGAAAACGGAAGATAAAGAAGATCAAGATGTGAAGAATTTTCTTGTAAAGAGGGCTATGAGTGAtgagacgatgatgatgatgatgatgacgagtTCTGTTTCATCATCAGATGGTTTCTTCTCATCTCCTAGATCGGTCTTAGCCGTTAAAGCATCGCCGACGAAGCTCCAGACGATTCTCTCCGGTAAAGAAGTCAACGAGTTCTCAACTGCGGAAAGAGACAGAGTACTTTCTGAAAAGTCAGAGAAGGAAgaacaaaggaagaagaagcagaacGATGTAAGAAGAAGAACGAGAAGGGGAAAGAGTATGTCGGATTTGGAGTTCGAGGAGCTTAAAGGGTTTATTGATCTTGGTTTTGTCTTCTCCGAGGAAGACCAAAGAGATTCAGAGCTGGTCTCGATTCTTCCTGGATTGCAAAGGTTAGTGAAGAAAGATGATGGAGTAGGTGACgtaacagaggaagaagaagacataaGCAACATAAACAGACCATATTTGTCAGAAGCATGGGATCATTGTGGAGGGAGAAAAGGGAAGAGGCATATAACGCCGGCGATAAAGTGGAAAGTTCCAGCTGTGCCTGAGGTGAAAGAAGTTGAGTTGAAAGATCATTTGAAACAGTGGGCTCATGCGGTGGCTTCCACTATCAGATGA
- the LOC111211988 gene encoding B3 domain-containing protein At3g25182-like, producing the protein MANGDVGVEEKLMPLKKRRSLRVVVELTGKLKETITKMGGTEETLITKRTLTTTDVDKGQSHLSIPMSSLLTHSFMTSDEKEKIENRVKGDKEGGLTVEVIDPKLKVWELKMRRSHETGKTSSLYYLAYQWNHVVKANKFKQGDELQLWSFRSQQKLCLALVLLQGE; encoded by the coding sequence ATGGCGAATGGAGATGTTGGTGTGGAAGAAAAGCTCATGCCCTTAAAAAAACGTCGTTCTCTTCGTGTCGTCGTGGAGCTGACCGGAAAGCTTAAGGAAACGATAACGAAGATGGGAGGCACAGAAGAGACGCTGATAACCAAGAGGACGTTGACTACAACGGACGTGGACAAAGGTCAGTCGCATTTATCTATACCCATGAGTAGCCTTTTGACACATAGTTTCATGACGTCTGATGAGAAGGAGAAGATAGAAAACCGGGTAAAAGGGGATAAAGAAGGAGGTTTAACAGTGGAAGTTATCGATCCTAAGTTAAAAGTATGGGAGCTGAAGATGAGAAGAAGTCATGAGACAGGGAAGACTAGTTCGTTGTATTACTTGGCGTATCAATGGAACCATGTGGTTAAAGCTAATAAGTTTAAACAAGGTGATGAGTTGCAGCTTTGGTCGTTTAGGTCTCAGCAAAAGCTATGCCTTGCGCTTGTCTTGCTTCAAGGAGAATAA
- the LOC106391712 gene encoding protein SYM1-like — protein sequence MDALGGFWGLNGFNHRRKKNNSSGDRRNQRKSGSSDSVDVSRDAAGYQFPLKQAVTAGALTFTGDTIAQLSGRWKKRAAALKQSSSSDKPDQEELWNLFSEHDWVRALRMSTYGFLLYGPGSYAWYQYLDRSLPKPTATNIVLKVLLNQVILGPSVIAVIFAWNNLWLGKISELGNKYQKDALPTLLYGFRFWVPVSILNFWVVPLQARVAFMSMGSVFWNFYLSSTLSN from the exons ATGGACGCATTGGGTGGTTTCTGGGGATTGAACGGCTTCAATCATCGGAGGAAGAAGAACAACTCTTCCGGCGATAGGCGCAATCAGCGGAAGTCCGGATCGTCTGATTCCGTCGACGTGAGCAGAGACGCCGCCGGTTATCAGTTTCCGTTAAAGCAAGCTGTTACGGCCGGCGCGCTCACTTTCACCGGTGACACAATCGCTCAATTATCAGGGAGGTGGAAGAAGAGAGCCGCCGCTCTTAAGCAATCATCGTCTTCTGATAAACCAGACCAG GAGGAACTGTGGAACCTTTTCTCAGAACATGATTGGGTTCGTGCACTACGGATGAGTACTTACGGGTTTCTCTTGTACGGCCCTGGTTCTTATGCATGGTATCAGTACCTTGACCGTTCTTTGCCGAAACCAACCGCGACGAACATAGTGCTTAAA GTTCTGCTTAACCAAGTGATCCTCGGTCCATCTGTGATCGCTGTTATATTCGCTTGGAACAACTTGTGGCTGGGAAAAATCTCTGAGCTTGGAAACAAGTATCAGAAAGATGCTCTTCCAACGCTCCTTTACG GGTTTCGCTTCTGGGTTCCTGTTAGCATACTTAACTTCTG GGTAGTACCGCTTCAAGCTCGTGTAGCTTTCATGTCAATGGGTTCTGTGTTTTGGAACTTCTACTTGTCTTCAACTTTGAGCAACTAG